From one Gossypium hirsutum isolate 1008001.06 chromosome D08, Gossypium_hirsutum_v2.1, whole genome shotgun sequence genomic stretch:
- the LOC107900761 gene encoding uncharacterized protein, with product MFMGIVATGDKAWAPSSGTLRSDFFEDVNNEIPEENEEENMRNDVHILNDVHISNDVQVDGNSQKRKNPEISSSHFKTGRKKSSKQIGGAARLSSQIEKLCSATDNMSQATSSLTPVMDPYGIPLAVKMLDSMSKEVPEASPLYFFALKLLLYKDKRIMFLSINPKIRALWLKTEMEDS from the coding sequence ATGTTCATGGGAATAGTTGCAACAGGTGATAAAGCATGGGCACCTTCTTCTGGTACACTCCGTAGTGATTTTTTTGAGGATGTTAACAACGAAAtacctgaagagaatgaagaagaaaatatgagaaatgatGTTCACATTTTAAATGATGTTCACATCTCAAATGATGTTCAAGTAGATGGAAAcagtcaaaaaagaaaaaaccctgaGATATCAAGTTCACATTTTAAAACTGGAAGAAAGAAATCCTCAAAGCAAATTGGAGGGGCTGCAAGATTGTCTagtcaaatagaaaaattatgcaGTGCAACTGACAATATGAGTCAAGCCACATCTAGTTTGACTCCTGTTATGGATCCATATGGTATTCCACTAGCAGTCAAAATGCTTGACAGCATGTCGAAAGAAGTTCCAGAAGCTAGTCCGCTGTACTTTTTCGCACTTAAATTACTGCTCTATAAGGACAAGCgaattatgtttttatcaattaatcccaAGATTAGAGCTTTATGGCTTAAGACAGAAATGGAggatagttga